The window CACATCACATTCCTTCTGGTCACACCTTTCCACTAATTCTAGTTTATGGCCTGATTTGTCATTTTCTTGTCAACAATGAGCACAATTCACTTATCAATACTGACTCACGATGATGAATAGCAAGTTCTAAGTTTGGATACAATCAATAGAAATGGTACTTTGGACACATCATGATCATAACGTTAAATAGAAAATGCAGTCATTGATTAACAAGCTAGGGTTGGAGCAGGTTTCTAGGTGCAGACAAATGCGCACATGTAAAGATGTAGAAACTGATGTGACGCTGAGGGACACACTACTTCTCCTTCTGTTTTAAGGAAGAACTGTTATTTCCAGAGAAGGAAATTTAAAATGGGTCAAAGTAAAAGGTTAGAGTCATTTAAAAGGGCAATGGTGGCAGCATTCATACACGCCTGATgacatttatattattttcttCTAATGTAATCATGCGTGCATTCAATGCTGTCATTCTGATGTGGTGATGTCACATTTACACGTGGTTATTACATCGTGTGAATCCAATGTACTTCATAGTTTATGTATACACGCAGATGCAGTCAGGCTGTGCGTGAGTTTAAGACTACGTCACACggtgggaagaaaaaaaaggaattagCAGTTTGCTGGTACAACCCATGATCTCAGTGTTAAAACTTCagttttatgtgtaaataaaaaccAAATGTGATTATTTCAAAATCAATTATAATCCACCTGTAATCGATCTGTGTATTCAATAGCTCATTATAGACAAGATGCGTTGTTATGGCAACGAGTCCAGCTCTATTGACATTTACTTATTGTACGTATCTACATTTCTTGGCAAATAAACAGAAACTAAATCTTTAAATCTTGCCAGAAATGCAGGAAACAGTGCTTGGCTTTGTTGATAAAGTTTGTACAAAACCAAACTACTACAATAAAGTGGATGAGCACCACTTTCAGAAGAACATCACCATCCAGTGGTGGGAATTAGCGAGTACATCACACACCAGTTAAGTGTGTAAGAAGAACTAATGGAGACAAAGGACTTTTTCCtagaataattttttttattgttttctccCTAATCGATCACTTTTTTAATTCATTGGACGAGTACAGTCTTGTGTAACATGTCACAAGaacctgaaagaaaataaaaatggaagatATCATCAGCTACAAAATTTGGTGGCGATTAAAAACAGGGAAAATATAGTAAAATAAAATTTATACAGCGGGTTAAGAAATATGTAGtgtcttttgtacatttttttgtaaacaatAAGCAAACATGGCAAACATGAtctggaggagagggagaggcaaaACACTGGTTGGCATGAGACGTTTACAGAGACCCTACAGCAACAGTGTCTTCACGGGTCACAGAAATGTCATGTTCAAAGTTTGAAAAACAGTCACACATAAACATGACATTTTTCTACACTTCCAGCTTTTCTGCTACATCAAACCGTCACTCCTTTGTCCCTGGTTCATTGTGATATGAGGTATATGTGAGGCAAACTCATGTTCACTGCCTCAGCTGCATGACTTTTAGATATTACAGTGTTGCATTCACTCTGCCATTTATAATGATTGCTTAAAACAACAGGCCATTAGAGCACAACAGGATCCCAGCAGAGTGATATCATGTCCAGCACTCAAGGCTCGTTGTTACAATGGAAgacagcacattttttttcctttttcgtTACAAAAAGAATGTACATTTTGAAATCAGCAAGGTATTACAACTACTGTTTACTAGACAATAGAGGAATAGGCACCCAATTTCTAAGGGGACAGTAATGCTCTGTGCTGCCAGCACACGTCAATTTACATTTCTGGTCAGCCACCTTTCTGCATAGGTATGGCTGCCTGAGTAACAGCTGAAGAAAGACTCACTAACACACTTTGTCATtaaagtcaataaaaaaaagccaAGCTGCTAAATTGCATAACAAGTTTAACTAAGACTAGGGGTCcgatttacatttacattatccCAATTAAATTAGACCGTATCTTAAAAAGCCCGCCCTCCCTTCTTAAACCCTCCCAAAAAGTACGAAGAAATGTTCATGAAAAAGATCCCACTTCACATCCTCCATCATCCATGTGACCCAAACGAAGGGTTAACCCATCCCACATTGTGTTCACCCCCAGAAACCCCATCTGCATATGCCCAGACACACCGGTCAAAAAGCCAGTCCGTTCATGATGTTTGAGCTTACTTGATCCAACAGGGTACTCCATGTAAGCAAGTGGCTCAAAGTGCTAACTGGATTCTTTTAAAGAaataagaggaagaggaggagacaaggaAAGGGGAAGGCCATTCAATCGCTGTCCAACAGCAACCTCTATTGGCCAAAGAACAGCCCTAACGTCACTTTTGTTCTCCGAAAAAAACATACGAAGGACAACACAGCCCCAAACCAAAGCTCTCCCTTCCTCAACTTCAACAGGCTGAGTGATTAAAACTGTTATTTTACATAATATATAttcttataaatatatatatatatagatatatatgtatGGCCCTTATTGAAGAAAACATGAGTTTCACATTGACATGAAAGTACCATAATCTCTATATAGCCAAGTAGAAAGTGTTTTCAGTGTTCAAGTGAGCTGGCAGCACTCCGTTTATCTCACACTCATTCaaaaagtaataaaacatattaaaaatccTCTTTGAAGTCACAAACTTGCACTTCTGAAGAGTGCTCAATGCTCCTTGTAAGCTTCTCCTTTTCCACTTTTTCCTGAGTAATACTTTGAACCATGTAACAGACAACTTTTTTTGCCATTTCAATTCTGGGCTATTCCCTGCAATTGTGGTTATTTCTGATATTATTTTTACACTTGTAAGGTTGATTGCTCAAACACTTCTGCTCATTGGAAAAGAAAGTGTAGTCCAGCACTACATTACgctcacttaaaaaaaaaagtactttcAGTCACTAAAATGACGagaataaacaacaaaatacatatttaactTATAAAACAGatactttaaaaaacaaaattgcATTTGCAGGAGGCCTTGCAGGCTTATTGCGAGGAGAGGAGTGAGCACAAAGACAGAGTATCAGTATAATTAAAATATACGATGtcacttaaaaaaataacaataataataataaaataggagcattacaaaaattaaaataagaaaatgaaATTTAATGACAGAGTGTTCTCTCCCTCTCAGGCTCTCATCTGTAGCTTTGGCTTGTTGGAGTTTTGGAACCTGTACTTGGAACTGGCTCATTGACGTCAGACAACAAACTAGTATACCCTGAGAATTCAGACACAGGCGTCGGTATCCTGTGATCCACTTCCCCTCTAGAGTCAGTGCCATAAGACAAGCCTCGGCTGTCTGACTTGTACTGGGAGCCAAAGGCCTGGGCAAAGTTTTCGATCTGGAAGGAAGGCTTAGAAGAGTCCAGTGAGGCCAGATCCTGTGAGGGGGCCAGAGGGTAGACCGTTGCCGTGCCGTTCTTTAACGGCGGTTGGTCCTTCTGGCTGTTCAGGTTGGATGGGCTGATTTGGTAGGATGAAGGGGGGGTGGAGGAGTGTTGCTTCTCCATCTGGTCAGTGAGCTCCTGAGAAGGGGTAAGCTGCTGGTGTATGGAGGTGTCCAGGCTGCTCAGGTGGAAGGTGTGCTGTGGCGAGGAGCCTGTCAGCATTGCAAAGTGAGACTTTGGCACAGAAGAGGGCAGCGAAGGTGAGACCACTGACTGGCCAAATCCACACTCCAGTGGGGATGTAGTGTAGATGTTCTTGTCAGCATAGATGGGATTTCCTGGGTGGGAACTGGTGTAGGGTCCTGATGCAGAAGGCCCCAGCCCCAGAGGGAAGCTGGCACTGTGGCTGGTGCGCTCCAAAGCCTGAAGCAGGAAGCGGGAGTACTCATGCATCATCACAGTCTTGTCACCTGATGGGCTGGGGGCATCAGTGCTGTGGCTGATATCAGCGCCGTTAGAGGCATGGTTCAGGTCAACATGCTGGTCACTGATATCAAAGTGCACATCGTGATGTGAGTCATCAGGTTTTTGGGTGTAGTGGTCGAGGAGGCTCTGCAGCACCTCATCGGGGATCCCTGACTTGTCGAGACTCAAAGGAGCATCGCTGTCCATCACACTAGAAACTACACCCTGAGTGATAGACGGCTGGGAAGACAAGTGAACACTGACATCATAATCACTGCTGGTTCCTCCAGCCAACGAAGGCCCTGAGGAGTTTGCATTGCTTGCTGCTTGAAGGTAGCGTCTCTTCTTCAGAAACTGCATGGCATCGTCATAGTTACTGTTAGCGGGACCAGCTTTAGCCCCATTACCCTGCATGAGGCCAAGACCGTCCATTCCCCCACCCTGCTCCAATGAGCCTGCTTTGGCATGCTCCAGACCTGCTTTATCCAGGCTCTTACGATTGGCCTTCTTAAATGCCATCTTTGGAGCACGGCCATGGTGGCCCTGCTGCATGCTGGGTCCTGGCTCAGTAGAGGAAGACACTGTTTGATTCTCCACAGAGTATTCATGGATGCTGTAGCCCACATGCCCATGAATATGAGGGACCCTCATCCCTCCTCCATCTGCCTTCTTTTTCTTGCGTTCACCTCCCTCTCCAGAATTTTTGGACCTTCCCCTCTTCCTACCAGTACTCACAGCATTTCCCTGAGTGATTCCATAGCTGCCATGTTCCATGTCCACACAACCCAGGTCCATCATGCCAGGATCCAGGCCTTTCTTTATGGCTTCTCCACAGGTTCGCTTGTGCTTAAGCAGACGGTCTGTCCTGGAAAAATACTGAAGGACACAAACATTGCCTGTAAACAACtgatacaaataaaaataaacaaacaaaacactgataGCTATTAAAAGATTTAATAGGTTTGCATACCTGTTGGCAAGTCTCACATCTGTACGGCTTTTCTCCGCTGTGTGTCCTCTTGTGCCTCTCCATGTGGTACTTCTGAATGAATCGCATGTTACACTGGTCACAACTAAATGGCTTCTCTCCTGTCACACAGAAACAGCAACACTCAGGGTTAGGTGGACAGCATTAGAAACACAATCACTCACAGGCTGAGGGATATGAACGATCAACATCAGCCACTCACCGCTGTGGATTTTCTCATGTCGCTGGAGAAGATACTTCTGAATGAAACTCATGTTGCACTGATTGCATCTGAAGGGTCTTTCACCTAAAAATGGAAGCACAGGAGATGTATACGTTTACAATGTTTGTTTCTCCTTCTTTAGAATAACCGGCAATGACTAAATAACAAGCAATTCAGTGCAATAATAAGTAGCTTCTTGTGTGTTATAAGGTGATGATTTCTCTGGCATTTCTGGCAGACAAACACTTTTCTTCACCAAAACATTACATTGCTATTGCAACATATCATTCTGTATTTCTCATTGGGTTCATCTCATGGTGAAATACCATTTTTAATTCTCCTCTTTGCAACAGGCAACTGTATTGAAATACACAGCAGTCTATTATTTTCACCTCCAAAGCCCTGATTTGTTTCTAATTTCAAATCCTAAACAAACCATATTGTCTCATATTATTCAGTCTTTGTGTCTGGCAAGTGTTGTGAGCCTGCCATGTGGGATGGAAGAGATTAAATTAATATAAAGTTATTCCTACATGAATAAACACTGGGCCTTTAATATGCCTCACCATTCTATGTACAAGGAACATTTTTATTGTGCCTCTGAGTTGTCAGTGGAGGTATTTAAAGCACTAAATTGACTGCTCTGGAAAAGCATGAATGAAACTCGGTGCATGAGTCCATTGACATGACTGGCATCAACATTTTCTTGTTTAGTGTAATCAATAtcataaagaagaagaaaatatgaGCAGTAAACAACAGCAATCGAAAACAAACTACACACCTGTGTGAATGAGGACATGTCTGCGTAGGTGATAGGAGCTTCTGAAGGATGCAGAGCAGTGTTCACAGATGTGAGGCTTGGTTCCCGGAGACAGGCTGCATCCATCTCCATCTGCATCTAGCATCATTGATTGCTGCACAACAGAATGGtacagagatagagatagagagAGGGGTCACAGCCATCCAGCTGTCTTATATGCACACTTAAAATACCCTGTAATATGCACAGTAGAATCTTAACAGTTCTACAAAGTATAAAGGTACCAGTAAACCAAAAGACTAGGTGAAAATTGCTTTTAGGGAATAATTTAAATTTGTAATAACATAAAAAGCATGAATAAGtcttcattttaacacaaaaataGCAGAAATGTGTATGAAAAATAAGCTGATAGAGTATGTTCAAGTGATTTCCTTTAAAAATGATGTGAATTTTTCAGTGTCTCTACATTATATATtcaaatacaataaaatgatCCAATTTAATTGTTTTCTTGCTGTTAATATACATCTGATGTATTGAATTTAGTATGATGAGGACAGAATACATGACTACATGCACAAATACATAGTACAATACAAACCTTTGCTTCGCTTCTCCTCTTTCTTGGTTTACCCTCCTGTCCATCACCGTTTGACCTCCGACCTTTCCTCCCAGTGGGCTCCTTTCCTAACTGACTTGGCAGCTGTGAGGATAGACAAAGGGAGAGGGCCGTGAGAGCGAACCACGACAAGGAAATCACTTGATTGAAGGTTAAGGGCCTCCAGCCTGAAACCATCATGCAAACAAGTCCATGTTTGGTGCtcatgcaaacaaacataacACTTGGCCAATGTCTAGTCATTGTCGATGTTGTAGGCTTATTGTGCAAGATGTGGTTCCAGTGGGTGGAATGAGAAAGCAGAAAATTTACAGCCTCTTTATGGATAAGCAGCCTGTAATTCATAGTGAATGCTTTTCATCTACTATTCTAACCAGAGGCACACAAACCGCACACCTCACACAGTAAACTAAGCAGCCAGAGACTAGATTTAAGTCAGATAGGAAGAAACTGGGTTCCTAATTccccctttcttctctctgtttacCCTTCTGCCCTGTCATTTCTTTCTCAGTTACCAGACTGCTCCTGACTGCCATATGGAGATTTGCAGAACAAATGTGGCTGCACCTGCTGTTCTTAAAATCAGCCCAATATTTAGGGTAAGAACAGAGGAAATTCTGACTCCAATTTCCGAGAcgatttttaaaatgtgagcaGTTTGACCTGACAAAATGTAGTATATGAAAGGAGCAACAACGTGTGgacaagaaacacacactttaacccCTTTAAAATCTAATACCATCTGCAGCTGTGACAAATTTGATCAATTTACTCCTTCCACCTTCttaaatgtgaacattttttcCTCGGTATATAATTGCGAATTTGCGGACATTTAATTAGGCTATAAATTATTTTCCCAcagtttgcaaaaaaaaaaacaaaatcagtgGTTCAATCTTTACTCTGGCAACTCTGTTGAGAATAAAATCTTAAGAGGGTGCTGTCCTTGAACAGGCAATTTTAAAAAGTGTCTCACTCAAGACAATAATTGATTAGGTTTCTCAATATAAAGCCTTTCTGACCTCAGATGACTTCCTATTGTTAGGGGAGTGTGGATGTGTATATTTCTATTTGAATGAACACAAAAGACGTCTGAAATGAAGTGCACGCTCAAATGAGACAGCTGTCTCCTTGTCAAGACATTCTCATTCATGCTGAGTCTGGATGACATCACCCCTTCTGCCCAGAAAGAGAAACTACTTTGCATCTCAAGCCGTCAGTAGATTTATGACTCCATAACTAGTTTCACAGAAAGCTCCTCTGCTGCCGACATGAGGCTCCTCCCTCTCAGGCTTTGAAAATATGAGCAGCTTGACAACCCAGCAGGGCTGTTTGGGTGCAAACCCACCTAAAATTATCTTGATTGAATGGTTTCTTTGGAAAATTAGGAGCCTTatatttttgctttttctttcttagTCTAAGGTAATGTCATCATTAACATAACTTAGTTAGTTAATAACGTAAAAGTTAGTTAATCCAGTGATCAACATAAAATAGTACATTTTTAAGTGGTATTTAAAGAAAAACCTACATCCTACTGTGGTCTCTCAACAttttctgtgtctgctgtggcaGTAATTGATTAACTTTTGATGTTTCGACTGCTAACAACAGATGAAAAATGGATGTCCTTGAGCTATCCTTGTGCTTTAAAAGATGTGATGGCAACTTTTTTTGATTACTTCACACAATACAAGAAGGAACTCAAATCAAAGTCTGAAACCGTCTGAATATGTTGTTTTACCTGTTATTTTCTTTACTATCtaacaattatttttttcagtttcataaTTGTTTTAATCTACTCTGGATTAACACAGAAAGTGTAACTTTAATAAATAATGCTAACTTGAAATGACCAAAAACACCCAATGTCCTATTAGTTGTACTTACGTTGCCCATGTTGAGTTCATGCACCAGGCGGTTCTGGTTGTTACTAACGGTCACCTCAAGCAGCTCGGTGTTCTTCCCCAGACTTCCAGGGTAGAGTGGCAAGTGATGCTCTGACAGCTTCTCCTGCTTGATGCCCATGACATGATTATAGTCTACCACCCCCACACATCCCAGGCTGCCACTCTGAGTGCCCATGCTGCAATCAGGCGAGTCTCGCTCCTTCTTCAAGATCATTTCTTGTGGTGGAAGGTCCTGCATGACAGAGTGGGCAGCCAGCCGGGTGAAGCTGGTCACAGGGGGAAGGTGGCTAAACATAATCATGCCTGCCCCAAAGTTGGAGTCCATGCTCCCATTGGAACGCAGGAATTCATTCCCTAGTTTGTCTTGTATGATGCTCATGATGTAGACCAGGGGGCAGGAAAACTAAGGGGTAGAAATCAGAGTCattctgtgaagaaaaaaaaagattttgtttATGACCGTTTAAAGAATAACAGTGAAAACAGATTGTAAAGATTTACTATCGGTAATGatacacacaaataacagtCAATAGACAACAGATATGAAGCCAGTTAAGCTTGGTCTTCAGGAAATCAGTGTCACGGCCTCTGATCTCACAACTCAGTGCTTAGTCGGATTAAACTGACAGTTTGTGGGTCAACAAAGGGCTACAGTCTGGAACAATGACATGGGGAAACAAGCTGGAGATACAGCACACAAAATTTTTCTCTGGTTGATTATTACAGTATGTATGTTCTCTAGCATAAAGGTCACAGTGACTGTGGTTCTAGACACAACATGAGAAGAGGAATGACAGGATTGAAATTGTGCGTTAATCTGTTTGATGGGCCTGTCTGACCCAGTCATCCTATTTGCATGAGCTTATCTGCCAATGAGagtgcacacagacagcattaGAAAGACTGGCTGGTATAATTATGTGTCTGATGTACAAACAAGTCAAGTGTACGTCCTGTAATTGCACTAAATACAGTTGCGTGCAGTCGGATAGATCTCAATCACCAGATTGTTCACCAACACGTAATCACAAATCTGGACACAGGCCACAACACTCAGACCTATGACTGCAAGTAAGCATAACAAGGTTCTTTTTAATGTCAGAATAATGAAACCAGGGGGAGATGTGGGCGTATAGAACAGACAACACATTGGTCTTAATGTAAACAACCAAATGTGATGAAAAAAAGCTCATGAGTAGTTTAGATTTCAATCAAATGTGATCTATGCAATTCCTAAGAGTCGTAAATATTAGTAACTTTCCTATTTTtagctaaataaaataaatcctaTGCATATATTCTACAATTATCTTTGCCCCCCGCATGCAGGACCCATCCATAATGAGTGCTGACTGCTGCCAGATGCCTTCAGCCCTGATTGTATGCTAGCAGCAAAAACCAACTGAGCTACCACAAAACCCAACTAAGTTAACCCAAGATGAAATAAAACTTAAATTACTTCCACTAACTTCGGCTTCCTCGGAAGTGTTTGAGGAGGCGAGCTTTGTCCTGGATGCCCTGCGTAGGTTTACAACCACCACGCTTGTTCGCTGAGAAATTAGCTACCTAGCTAACCATTTGGCTAACCACTCTTGCGGGGCCCTTCTTCTTTGTGATGCAGGATCAGGCAATAATTAATATGGCCATGCAATAACAGCAGCGTCTCTGCGCTAATGAACGCCACACCGCACAAGAATGAGCGGAatttcagctgaaatgtgagaaAAGTCGCTGTTTGGTAGGTGTGTAAGCACGGCTAGTTTGGTACTTATTTTTAGCTGGAATCAAATATGATGAATAAAAGGCAGATATCACCGCACAGACACGTTAACATACCAAACAAAATCTACGAGCTGGAAAATGATCAAGGACGAAAGCTGGTTTGCgcttgtaaataaaataaatcatctTACATCGTCTGCACGTATTCTCAGGCGTTTTCTCCAagttgtttgctttgttttccGGATAGTTAAACGACTGTAAGTGATGGAGCGACGACACAGGCATGACCCATAACAAACGGCCCATGCAACTCCAGCGAACAATGATGCTCGTCCGACTAGCTGAGACAGCTAACTTAGCAGCTAACTAGCGGCAACACAGCGTTAGTGCGCTGCGCTTTGTTGTCTGTCCCGTACGAGGAGTTTAAACTGCAGCAGCCGCCGACCCTGCCCTAAAGTTATATTTAAGCATTGTCTCTTACCGGTACAGGAGCATGACCCAGGGCTTTGGCTCACGTAGTTCACCTCAGCTGTCCGTTTTAGTATCTACAGCCAAAACATTGTTCTCCCGCAGCTGCTGGGTTCTTCCATCTTGCCTCGGCGCAGAGCATTCTGGGTCCTGCAGGCGGACGCGTCCTGAACAGAGAGCAGCCAACTGGATTATTAACATAATTTATCATATCATACTATGTTCACTTTTTTGCGTTTGTGTAATATTCTATATATGTAACTCGGGTAGAGACAAACATATAAACTGCAGGAAGTTCAATACTTTAAATCATTGTTTTCCATAGCTAATTACTGatttaaaagtacaaataatcCTTtcacattgttgttgttgggatACACAAAGGCATGCCATTCAAAAATACAGCTAAGCTTAGCTACATTTTCTGTCAAAGACATTGCCATATAGGATAACACATAATAGTCTGCCTTGCTTGCTCAGTTTGTGTGCAAACTTTTAACATTATCACTGGTTAAGACAATAATCTAGCGGTGGAGAAAACTAATCATAATGTTTAATGCCAGCACAAGTTTTAAACAAGTATGCTGtaaatacattatattataACCCCAACCCTAAATATAAGTCAATACAGTAAAATTAGCATTATTAAAGTAGCATTAAAAGTATCACA of the Parambassis ranga chromosome 8, fParRan2.1, whole genome shotgun sequence genome contains:
- the znf281a gene encoding zinc finger protein 281; this encodes MSIIQDKLGNEFLRSNGSMDSNFGAGMIMFSHLPPVTSFTRLAAHSVMQDLPPQEMILKKERDSPDCSMGTQSGSLGCVGVVDYNHVMGIKQEKLSEHHLPLYPGSLGKNTELLEVTVSNNQNRLVHELNMGNLPSQLGKEPTGRKGRRSNGDGQEGKPRKRRSEAKQSMMLDADGDGCSLSPGTKPHICEHCSASFRSSYHLRRHVLIHTGERPFRCNQCNMSFIQKYLLQRHEKIHSGEKPFSCDQCNMRFIQKYHMERHKRTHSGEKPYRCETCQQYFSRTDRLLKHKRTCGEAIKKGLDPGMMDLGCVDMEHGSYGITQGNAVSTGRKRGRSKNSGEGGERKKKKADGGGMRVPHIHGHVGYSIHEYSVENQTVSSSTEPGPSMQQGHHGRAPKMAFKKANRKSLDKAGLEHAKAGSLEQGGGMDGLGLMQGNGAKAGPANSNYDDAMQFLKKRRYLQAASNANSSGPSLAGGTSSDYDVSVHLSSQPSITQGVVSSVMDSDAPLSLDKSGIPDEVLQSLLDHYTQKPDDSHHDVHFDISDQHVDLNHASNGADISHSTDAPSPSGDKTVMMHEYSRFLLQALERTSHSASFPLGLGPSASGPYTSSHPGNPIYADKNIYTTSPLECGFGQSVVSPSLPSSVPKSHFAMLTGSSPQHTFHLSSLDTSIHQQLTPSQELTDQMEKQHSSTPPSSYQISPSNLNSQKDQPPLKNGTATVYPLAPSQDLASLDSSKPSFQIENFAQAFGSQYKSDSRGLSYGTDSRGEVDHRIPTPVSEFSGYTSLLSDVNEPVPSTGSKTPTSQSYR